Proteins encoded by one window of Glycine soja cultivar W05 chromosome 15, ASM419377v2, whole genome shotgun sequence:
- the LOC114388310 gene encoding flowering time control protein FY-like isoform X2, producing the protein MLTVIAMVQKEYESLLKGKQLIIQAQLCVICRFVCRSGIQGIGLYCNPPRQQQLMSMLPAVGYPDNPSTSFAAKFVHTSLNKNRCPINRVLWTPTGRRLITGSQTGEFTLWNGQSFNFEMILQAHDQAIRSMVWSHNDNWMVSGDDGGAIKYWQNNMNNVKANKSAHKESVRDLSFCRTDLKFCSCSDDTTVKVWDFARCQEECSLSGHGWDVKSVDWHPTKSLLVSGGKDNLVKLWDAKTGRELCSFHGHKNTVLCVKWNQNGNWVLTASKDQIIKLYDIRAMKELESFRGHRKDVTTLAWHPFHEEYFVSGSYDGSIFHWLVGHETPQIEISNAHDNNVWDLAWHPIGYLLCSGSSDHTTKFWCRNRPGDPARDRFNTGMPGYADQNPVVGRMGGNFTIAEGPTTPGPFAPGLTRNEGTIPGVGVAMPLSIPSLDMPQGEQKQPHPVSMGAPPLPPGPHPSLLNANQQQPYQQNPQQIPQHQHQALPQQMGPLPMPPNMQQLQHPSHSPFPNMPRPPPQMPIGMPGSIPGISSVPTSHPMPMPGPMGMQGAMNQMGTPMPQGPYVGMNQMHSGSLPTSGGPPLGGFPGNLPNMQGPSNANYPQGASFNRPQGGQMPLMQGYSPYQSGNQSGMPPNAQP; encoded by the exons CTCACAGTGATAGCCATGGTGCAAAAAGAATACGAAAGCTTACTCAAAGGAAAGCAGTTGATTATACAAGCACAGTTGTGCGTTATATGCAG ATTCGTATGTCGCAGCGGGATTCAAGGGATAGGACTGTACTGCAACCCACCCCGGCAGCAGCAATTGATGTCA ATGTTGCCAGCAGTTGGCTATCCAGACAATCCATCCACAAGCTTTGCTgctaaatttgttcatacatcTCTAAATAAAAATCGTTGCCCCATTAATCGCGTTCTT tGGACTCCAACAGGCCGGCGACTTATTACTGGTTCACAGACTGGGGAATTTACTCTTTGGAATGGacaatcttttaattttgaaatgattCTTCAG GCGCATGATCAAGCAATCAGATCCATGGTCTGGAGTCACAATGACAATTGGATGGTCTCTGGTGATGATGGAGGCGCAATAAA GTATTGGCAGAACAACATGAACAATGTTAAAGCCAACAAATCTGCTCATAAAGAATCAGTCCGTGATTTAAG TTTCTGTAGGACAGATTTGAAGTTCTGTTCATGCTCTGATGATACCACAGTTAAAGTTTGGGATTTTGCACGCTGTCAAGAAGAGTGTTCATTATCTG GCCATGGTTGGGATGTGAAGAGTGTTGACTGGCATCCTACAAAATCTCTATTAGTATCAG GTGGGAAGGACAATCTAGTGAAACTTTGGGATGCTAAAACAGGGAGAGAGCTTTGTTCATT TCATGGCCACAAAAACACTGTGCTGTGTGTAAAATGGAATCAAAATGGCAACTGGGTGTTAACGGCTTCAAAGGATCAAATAATAAAG CTTTATGACATAAGAGCAATGAAGGAACTTGAATCGTTCCGTGGGCATCGCAAGGATGTTACTA CTTTGGCATGGCATCCGTTCCATGAAGAGTACTTTGTCAGTGGGAGTTATGATGGTTCCATCTTCCATTGGCTTGTTGG GCATGAAACTCCacaaattgaaatttccaatgcTCATGATAATAATGTGTGGGATCTTGCATGGCATCCTATTGGATACCTTCTGTGCAG TGGCAGCAGTGATCATACAACAAAGTTTTGGTGCAGAAATAGGCCAGGAGACCCTGCCCGTGATAGATTTAACACTGGCATGCCAG GATATGCTGACCAAAATCCTGTTGTTGGTCGGATGGGTGGTAATTTTACAATAGCTGAAGGCCCAACAACTCCAGGACCATTTGCCCCTGGGTTGACTCGAAATGAGGGTACCATTCCAGGTGTTGGAGTTGCAATGCCCTTATCTATTCCTTCTCTTGACATGCCTCAAGGGGAGCAGAAGCAACCCCATCCTGTTTCAATGGGTGCTCCTCCTCTTCCCCCCGGTCCACATCCCTCCCTTCTTAATGCCAACCAACAGCAACCATACCAACAGAATCCTCAGCAGATCCCACAACATCAACACCAGGCTCTACCACAACAGATGGGTCCTTTGCCTATGCCTCCAAATATGCAACAACTACAGCACCCTTCCCATTCTCCCTTCCCTAATATGCCTCGCCCTCCACCCCAAATGCCTATTGGCATGCCAGGATCTATACCAGGGATTTCATCAGTGCCTACATCACATCCAATGCCAATGCCAGGTCCAATG gGAATGCAAGGGGCGATGAATCAGATGGGTACTCCAATGCCACAAGGTCCTTATGTAGGCATGAATCAAATGCATTCAGGATCCTTGCCTACAAGTGGAGGGCCACCTCTTGGTGGTTTTCCAGGCAACTTGCCAAATATGCAAGGGCCATCAAATGCCAATTATCCTCAAGGTGCTTCATTTAACAGACCTCAAGGTGGCCAAATGCCTCTGATGCAAGGGTATAGTCCTTACCAG tCTGGTAATCAATCTGGGATGCCTCCAAACGCACAACCATAG